The DNA region ATTTGTCTCCTCACGGACCATCGATAGCAGAACCATCCCCTTTTGGCCAGCACAGCAATCTAACATCCGTGGTCAAATTCCCTGTCATACAGACACCGACAAACAGTACTGTGACCCACTTATCAAGCCTTTCCTTCATAATCATTATGTCTTGCTTATGAGGTGGCTTCGGATCTCGACCCATAACTCGTCTGTCTCGACACGCGCAGATTTGATAGGACCGTTCTGGACGTATAGGGACTGGCTGAAGTGAGGCGTCATTTTTCGACGAGTACATAGTAGCCTTTTCATGTAGGAAAATGACATGGATGATTATCACGTCCACTTCGATTGTTCTATCCACCATATCGCGTCCCGCAGACCTAACAACGATCCTGATCTACCTTCCGTTAAGAAAGTATGCCCAAGAACTTGCGCGAGCAGAAACTGACAGTTCTCTAAGCTGTATTGTGTTTCCTAGGACATGGCCGATAGCCCTGGAGTTGCACCCGGAGGCTTCAACAACGAGGCACCGGAGGGAGTTTTCCAACTCTTGCTGGCCGGTCTCGGGACTGATTGACATACTCTGAGTCTCCCTCCTTGCAGAAttattctccttccttcttgACAGCATTATGGCGCAGAAATTCATCGCAACCCACCTTCATGGCAGAAATGCCTTGAGTCCAATTCTAGTTCCCAGGTTTCGATGTGTTCTTCTCGTTCGCAAGTGAAGAGATGCTGACTTAGGATTTTCAGTGCAAGATTACTGGGAGAAGTTACCCCTTGCATCGATTTCATTTCTCTGAAAGTCTCGTGTCTGGTTTCCGCTTAGCGGTACGGGCCTCCTTCAGATGCTTCACTTCTCCAGACGACAAAATGGAACTTGCCATAAGTGTCTTGTCCAGATGGTGGGAAACCATCAAGAAAAGCTCGTGAGGTGAGATGGAATGTTTAAGCTCGTTCGATCTCCGGCATCTCCATTTTCCCTCGTGATCCAGAATATGTAGGCGGCGCGGTTAGGGTAATCAGCTCTTTGAGCATGAAGCGTCTAGCTTCGTTTTATAGGATGGTGAGCTAGACTTCTCAATTTGGAAGCCACAATCTTAGCAAACTCTGAGAGGGATGTTAGTGATCTCATGGATGCGTTTGACCATCTCTCATTTCAACAGACATCTGAATATTATCATGTGACCGCAAAATTTAACCAACTCGTCCAGCTTTGCGAAATAGGCCATATAGACTTATAATTTGtaaaatcgctccgccgaaACTACCGTGATTTTTGTTTTTAACTTCGATTCTCAGAAGAACGGTGACCAGAAGTCAACCCAAGGCGAAAATCGAGGGCCACACAATCGCTCTTCCAAGCTGGATTAGGTGAATTGCGATTATACTTTAGTGTGGTATGCTCGCAAATTTCTGTGAGCGATGATATGCCCGACAGTAACTATCAAATCTAAATTAGAGGGGACCATATTGGAACCCTTCGTCATGGAAGAGATTGCGCTCTTTTCCATCAGAGCTCAAAGGACGGCTGACAAGATTGCTCAGTTGCAATGGACGAGGATATCATAGAAAGCCCCCTTTATTTGCGGATTGACAGGACATTGCATTCAAGTAGTGAGATCACCATTTCCGGCCGCGGATGCGTTGTAACTCCGGTAATACAGCCAAGTGACTATTAGTAAGGCCGTAGTACCGCTTGGTAGCCCCAACGTTCTGGGATTATTCCAGGTGTCTTGAGGTCAGTATGCCCCAGGCTTTTCGTGACCGTCACGAGCTGGTTTCCATGAGCAATGACTTTGCTATCATTGTGATAAAGTTGGGTGTATCCATGTCAATGATGCTATTGTTGTGTGTGTTGATTTACTTGTTTAGGTTTCAAGTCTTTTCACTTGTTCAAGTAGGCATTTCCCTCCCTGATTCTGATATATCACGCGAGGTCACTGTTTGGCAAGCAATATCAGAATTGTAAAATTTCTCGACACAAGAGAGACCGTTCTAGAATTTTATAACATTGCTGGCTTTGCCGGAATAACTTCCAAGGTGCTGATAGCTCGCTTCCACGAAATGCGTCAGGGATAAGTTAATCGGCAGAGATTGCGGTCGAATATCGTAGAGGACAGTGGTCTTTATGGATGATTGGTTGAGGGAGGCATTTTCATTTCTAACTGCCAGGCAGAGAAGTATATatggaagaatggaaaaagaaagagaaagatgaTGGGAAATTATGTGACTTAGCTGTCTACGGCTCGTTATTCACTGTTAGGCCTGGGAATAAAGTGACATTAACTATTGATACGAAGTGCATCCCTAGGCAGGAGCTAGGTCACTTCTGACCAGATACAGATGAAGATGGTGCTATGCCATATTCGACGAGGGAGTGACTGACAGATGCTAAAAATACTATGATCGGGACCAGGACATTCACTATGCACTACAGCCACAATGCTCAAGTGTTTTGGCTTGTCATTCAGAAATGTATTTACTGTTGAATGAAGTTGGCATGTAGGGATAGCTATAATTGAAGAACAAGCTACAAAAACTGGTAAAAGCGAGTGGAAACAACATAGCCCCATGCCGATGGCCAATACCATCAAAAAGCCAAAGTCTCTTTCGGAGCTCGGCAGCAGAGATCCCCACAAAGCGCCTCATCCTTCTCAGTCACCTGTGTATCGCATGGTACCTGCGGCCTCGCCGGCCAGATCTCCTGTCCCTCAGCCTTCTCGCGGTTATAATGCTCCGTGATGACCTCGCGGATCGTGCtttggaagaagaggggcGCTTTCTCGTACTTGGGGTGCAGCTGGCCGTTGGTAAAGATTCCTCGGTCGAGGTTCTTCTGTGCGTTGTCGCAGAGAACTTTGTCTTCTTTCATGACGCGCGCGTACATGTCGCTGATAAGTCTGAAGTCGGCTTCAGAGGAGTTTCGGTTTCGGTAGATCTCGTAGGCCATCAAGGATGTGCCGGGGCCCTTAGGGAGGAATTTCTGGATCATCATGAAATGTGGCCTGCGTGCGTTAGAACTTCTGTTTGGGGGCTCGTTCTGGAAGAAAACTTACGAGACAACCATGGCAGACGTAGGGAAATAGTAAGTACTGGCGGTGTACAAGCCTTTCGCAAGCTGCTCCGGTGTAGAAACGCAATGGTGTTGGATATGCCCGTCTTTGGTGTCGCTGTCGAAAGAGTCAAGATTGAGAAATTCAGGAATATCCGCGTGTGTCGTAGGGCAGTGGTAACATTCATTGAAGTTGTCAGACAGAATCTTCCAGTTGTAGTGACCCTCCAACTCATAGGTATGGTCAAGATCGTAGTTGTCAAAGTTATAGGCTTTGTACCTCTCTTGCTTGTCAACATCCTTGAAGTGTTCGTCCCATGAGACCTCGGGTGTTTCCTTCGCGTCCAGGTTGACCCAGATAAAGCCATTGACGTCGACCTTGACATGGATACGGAAAAGACCGTTCTGCTCCTTGTTGAACCCATCCAGCTCTTGGTATCCGGGAGCTTTTGCCAGTTTGCCATTGAGACCGTAGGACCAGCCGTGATACCGGCAAGCAATGATCTTAGCGTTTCCTTGACCCTGCTTCTCAATCACTGGATATGCACGGTGTCGGCAGACATTGTGAAATGCGTTGATGTTGTTTTGCCGGTCACGGATAATGATGAAGTCGAATCCCGCAAGTTCGTAGCGGAGCCAGTCGCCGGCCTCCTTGATTCGCGAGCTGTGGGTCATGAAAAGCCATCTCTTGGAGAATATAGCACGGCGCTCCAACTCGTATATCTCCTGGGAAGTGTACCATGATGCGGGCAAAGCACGCACGGGAGCGTTGTTGGCTGGTGGTGCTTCTTCCTTGGAGGCGTTGTTGCCGAAGCGAAGGTAGTGTAGCATTGAAGCCATGATGGTTGCTAAAAAGAAGTCACAAGTAAAAGTGTAATTGCGTCTGAAACTCTGGTAGAGACACTTTGCAAGCAAGTGGTAATGCCTCTTTAAATACTCATCTTCTGCTGTCCATCGGGACAATTAGTCCTTATTCGGCAATAGTAACCCCCAAATGCTATCTGCACTATTCATGATTCCTACCGTTGTTCCGCGTGCAAGCTAGATGTTCCCCAGATTCCTACACAACCAATAGGACCAAGCAGAATGCGTCCGTTCCCGAGACTTTCGTCAGAGATAGCGATTTTCTTCTGCTTGGCGGACCCGAGACTGCCCCGAGACATGCATCGGTATAGGGTGTGGGCGGTTCTATCATCATCTGCCCGAGTCCTCATTGGAAGTTACCACAATAGGCTCTGGTGACATGCTATCGTTACAATGCCGTTCGCTTTGACGTGCATCGGATGAGCTATCCGAGATAATACATACCCGATCCCTGCACCCGATCCCTGTACTGCTTGGCAATTCGATTCCTGCTTTggcttttccttttctgtaATAATGACATGGAAGGACGCCGTCTATGGATGTCACTCCGAATATCTTACCGAACAACTGGTTTCTCCTTCCCAAGCTACATCGGTCGTTTTAGGAGCTCCCCGACGGGCCAGTGATCCCCCAAATCCCGCATATGCTCAACAGAGTAGACTCATGCCACACAGAGAAGAGGATGGTGATTTCCCCTCCCGGCCCTCCCTTTTTCGCGTATAATATCAGATGTATACAAATCCCATGCCAATATAGGGTAGGCTAACACACGTGCGTTCTGCAGTGCATCTACGTATGGATATCAAAAATTCGCGAAGGAGTAGCTGAAAAAAATCCTATGGTTAAAAGCAGTTTAGAAGACAGCGCAAATAGAGATTCCATAGTGCTCACACGCCTTGCGATTTACAAACCAACGAACAGAGTCCTGGCCCACTCATGCAACTCCCGCTCATCGAACTCAAAAACCAATGGAGCGCCGGTAATGTCAGCCGGGGTGGTGTTTTGATCGATGCGGGTTTCACCGAACGCAACACGTTGAAGCGCGAGCTGGCGAGTTGGGGACCAGAGATCCATTTCTCGATAATGGTCTTCTTGCGGGTTCGATCCAGAGAAGGAGGACGATATTAACCTGTCCCTGAAAGTGTTCCAGCAACCACCTGACATCTGCTCGTAAGCGTGCCAGACACTCACCCTCATATCCGGCACCAAAGCGAGATACACCAGCTTGAATAACGAGACCAGGCCAATCTGCCGTGCATGATCTGACTTTCAAATTAGTCCATCCAGGGTCTCCTTTAGACGAGGAGCCCTGTCCAACAACCGTCGAAGCTCCAATCGGCATGAACTCATCATGGCCCATTCCCATGTCGGAAATAACATCGAGGAAAGTCGTAGTTTCCAGGCTCCTGTGCCCTTTCTCGGATGCTGTGGTTGTGAGTTTTATGACTAGGGTCTGGATATCTGGGAAGTAGGTGTATCTGGAGTGATCTTCTCTGCTCTCTTCGATTTCATGGAAAGCTTCAAGACTGACATTGCAAAAATAGAGATACTGGTCTTCTTCATACTGATCCAACCTGACGATTATCTCCGGGACGAGGCACTTCAGCTCTCCAATGTTTTTGACTGACGCGGCGGGAATTCCCTAACCAGAGTTAGCTCGGGAAACATATTGGTAGTTGGTAATGTGTCATGGGTTTTCACCTCGCTTTATTTTTATATCTGCTGAAGAACAGGCAGAAAAGGTGACCCCGACTGGGCTTCCACTGGCAGGGCATAGTAATGTGTTTGCCTTCGAAGCTTCCCTAAAGACTTTCCGGTTCAAGACATATCAGTCCAAGATAAGGACATAGATGCAATTTCTCTAGGTTGGATAGGGAAGAGAGACGAGACATGAGACAGAGGTTGACATTGTAGATGAACAGGCTTGTGATATGAGAAAGGAGTATATTATTATCTTAATGACCAGGCGATTTGAATAGAGACAAATGCTATTAGTACATGAGAGAATACACCAAACTATACAAGTCTATATCAGCCCCAAAATCTACACCCAATGGGGTCTATATTCAAGCACGCTCCGCAGCCTGCAACAATACCTCAGCCTCCTTCGCTGGATATGAGTTCCAAGTAAACGAAAACATATTCTCCGGAACCTCTGCATCAGGCACATATTTCCTCAATTCATCCGCCATCTCGCCCCGACGCTCGTCGTCCATCCTGGACAAGATCATTACCGTCAGTGAATGTGCATAGCGGACTTGGTTGTACATTTCGAGTCTTTGGGGGAGTTGCTCTGACGTTGTGCTGGCTGGGAGCACGGCGGCCAGTGCCGCGCCGTCTTCGAAAGATTGAGCACCACCTTGGCCTTGATCTGGTTTTGTTAGCGTTTAGAAACAACATGAAGCAGATAGAGACGGAGGAGTAACTCACGAGGAAGGGTAGGGTGAGCCGCATCACCAATCAGGACCAGTTTGTCCTTGAAGAAGGTATGAGGGGGCTTTCGAGAACCCAAACTCCAAAGCTTGATATCTTCGGCCATCCTGCACATCTCCAACAGCTCTGGACCAAATCCCTCAAAGACCTCCAGTAACTGGTCCAGGTTCCCCCCATCCAGCCATGACGATTGCCTCGCCCCAGTAGTCCCCTGAGGACCCGATGGATGAATAGCTGCGACATTGAGCAGAGTCCCGCGTCGGCACGGGTAAACCGCGAGCTTGCGGTCATACGACGTGAATGCGTGCATTCCGTCTAGTCGAATCCGCTCTATAAGAGATGCGGTAATGGGGTTGGCCATCATCTTGGATACTGGAACCAGAAACCGGAAGCAGTTCTGGCCGGTGGACTCTTGCTGGTCCTCGCCAGTTATCGCACGTACAGTTCGGGACTACCATTGTTAGCAAGCAGACTTGTATGGAGTTAGATACAGGGACTCACATGAACACCATCCGCACCGATGATCAAATCACCTGTATACTCAGTTCCGTTCTCACATAAAACAACTCCAGACTCTGCATCCTGTAAGTTTAAATGTGAGCGTCTTTCCTGTGGCATTTTATGAACAAAAGTTTACTTACCACAGATGCAACGCGCGAAGACAACCGGATAAGTGGCTTCTTTCCATTGACTTCcttcgcagcagcagccctCAGCGTATTATGCAAATCCACGCGATGCGTAAGAAGCCATTCATCAGTTATGTTCAAAGCTTCCTGAAGCTCTTGCGTCACCTGTTACAATGCCGGTCAATAAATATACTGCCAAGCATGTGATAACTCAGTCCAGCAAGAACGAAGAAACATACTACTTCGAATCGAACTTGGCTTCCCGCTTCATCCCACGCTGTAAGTTGATGGCATGGAGCTGGCTGTAAGCTGTCAAACTCGCATTCCCAGTCCTTCAGGATCCGGGTCGCGTTCGGCGCCAAATGAATCGCTGCGCCTACTTCGTTGAGGAAGCCTGATTGCTCAATAACCTGTTATATGCGTTAGGATCTACCCAGCACAGAATCGAAAGCACGTGGAAGTTAGAATACCTCAACATCATGTCCCTCCCGATTCAAGGCAATGGCAGCGCCCAAACCGGCCAGACCGGCACCAACAACGATGATCTTCAATGGCATATTGGAGAGTCGAGCAATATACAGAAGCTGAAAATTATAATTAAATATACAAGCTTTTCGCGGTCGTCTATTCCTCTTTATAGATGTCGCGGGATGCCACTCGGACTCGGAGCTTTGGGTCTACCCGAGACGAAAATGCCGAAGTGTTTCCTGTCGGAGATAGAAATATTCTCGGGGTATTTTCCAAAAATGGCAGCTAGGGCTTCACGCGAGGTATTCTGTGGTAAATGCGGTTTTATGGGGACTGTACAAATTGGCATAGCATGCACTTAACGCTATCAATTTCTCCTCACAGACAGCACCCATCACCTCGGGGAGGAAGTACATCCCAAGCTGGAAGTCTCGATCTGATGTCTTAACTAAATAAGCAGCTCATGTCTGTATTCTCCAAGGTTGCTTTGACATGCGTGAAATAGATGGAAAATGCAAAAAGCAGTAGTAATGGATTTGGTCTCAGTATTCAAGCAAAGCAATCCAACCTGCTTACCCTACCCAAATTAACATACTACAGGAATATCGAGTGATGAATGGAAGTACTACCAGTCGTCGGCATCATTCGACCGTTCCAGAAAAGACACGAAGAGCTTTTCAAATAGGAGCTCTGAGCCTACACAATTAGATCAACCAACAAAGGTCGGTTTAAAGCGAACACTGGCAATATAGAAACACAATCGCCCGGGGCGCAGGTACTGAAACCAGATAAAAAGTATCCCGTTCGCCTTGACAGTCTTTTGCTTCATGGCTTTGACAGACACCTATCATTACTAAAAATGGCACTAGCCTTCTTCGAAGAGGAAGTGCCAGTAGTGTGCCCGGGATTATTCAGTTCATTACACGTATGGAACGCTACAGTGCCGCAAGAATCAATGCGACAGGTGCTATAATTCTATCTATGAGACCCTTGCAATGCCTATGCGAACCATATTTGTTGATAGAGTATAAAATGGCGGGACTGTGCACCTATTCCATTGTACTTTTCGCTGGTTGGATCCGACAGATATGATTTGATTATGTATATCCAAACTACTAACTCCAATCAAATTGgttgaaaaaaaaagaaaatatcatGTATCCATTGCTCCCATACTATGCAAATACCCTAATTACCCTATCCTAACCATTGTACCATTGTAAAAGTAACGCCATATAATAAGAATCACCAATGAACAAAATAAAAACTGCGCTGTAACTGTTCAACTCCCGCGTCCTATCCATCTCGACTTATATTATGACTAACCATATCTCCCTATCTCATTAATATTATAGTAATTGTAAAACCGTCTTCGAACGCCATATATCTGTAATTCCGAAAACTCCGATTCCCAACCCAACTCCAGTCCTGTGAtatgcatgcataaccctgTTTTTTCCTTGTTTTCTGTGTTTTTTGTCCGTGGTTGAAATGAAACGCTTTATCGCAGATCCGTAAGCCATGCAAATGCAAATGCAAGTAGAGTACAATGCACAATGCAAATCCTAATCAACACCGGGAGTAAAATCCCATCACTGCCCCCATCCCTCTCCAGGCGCACTCCCACTCCGTCCCCGCCTAGCGGGAACACCCCTCGGTGGACCCATATCAACCGGCTGCGGGATCATCGGCGTAGACAGATTCGGATGATACAACTGGTACGTGGCGATATTTGCCGGCGATGCAAATGGGAAcggagccggagccggagccggaGCATGCCCGAATAA from Aspergillus chevalieri M1 DNA, chromosome 2, nearly complete sequence includes:
- a CDS encoding aromatic ring-hydroxylating oxygenase subunit alpha (COG:P;~EggNog:ENOG410PVKN;~InterPro:IPR036922,IPR017941,IPR015879,IPR001663;~PFAM:PF00355;~go_function: GO:0005506 - iron ion binding [Evidence IEA];~go_function: GO:0051537 - 2 iron, 2 sulfur cluster binding [Evidence IEA];~go_process: GO:0044237 - cellular metabolic process [Evidence IEA];~go_process: GO:0055114 - oxidation-reduction process [Evidence IEA]), whose product is MASMLHYLRFGNNASKEEAPPANNAPVRALPASWYTSQEIYELERRAIFSKRWLFMTHSSRIKEAGDWLRYELAGFDFIIIRDRQNNINAFHNVCRHRAYPVIEKQGQGNAKIIACRYHGWSYGLNGKLAKAPGYQELDGFNKEQNGLFRIHVKVDVNGFIWVNLDAKETPEVSWDEHFKDVDKQERYKAYNFDNYDLDHTYELEGHYNWKILSDNFNECYHCPTTHADIPEFLNLDSFDSDTKDGHIQHHCVSTPEQLAKGLYTASTYYFPTSAMVVSPHFMMIQKFLPKGPGTSLMAYEIYRNRNSSEADFRLISDMYARVMKEDKVLCDNAQKNLDRGIFTNGQLHPKYEKAPLFFQSTIREVITEHYNREKAEGQEIWPARPQVPCDTQVTEKDEALCGDLCCRAPKETLAF
- a CDS encoding uncharacterized protein (COG:C,H;~EggNog:ENOG410PV0D;~InterPro:IPR036188,IPR002938;~PFAM:PF01494,PF07992;~SECRETED:SignalP(1-18);~go_function: GO:0071949 - FAD binding [Evidence IEA]), producing MPLKIIVVGAGLAGLGAAIALNREGHDVEVIEQSGFLNEVGAAIHLAPNATRILKDWECEFDSLQPAPCHQLTAWDEAGSQVRFEVVTQELQEALNITDEWLLTHRVDLHNTLRAAAAKEVNGKKPLIRLSSRVASVDAESGVVLCENGTEYTGDLIIGADGVHSRTVRAITGEDQQESTGQNCFRFLVPVSKMMANPITASLIERIRLDGMHAFTSYDRKLAVYPCRRGTLLNVAAIHPSGPQGTTGARQSSWLDGGNLDQLLEVFEGFGPELLEMCRMAEDIKLWSLGSRKPPHTFFKDKLVLIGDAAHPTLPHQGQGGAQSFEDGAALAAVLPASTTSEQLPQRLEMYNQVRYAHSLTVMILSRMDDERRGEMADELRKYVPDAEVPENMFSFTWNSYPAKEAEVLLQAAERA